A region from the Melanotaenia boesemani isolate fMelBoe1 chromosome 11, fMelBoe1.pri, whole genome shotgun sequence genome encodes:
- the LOC121648741 gene encoding bile salt-activated lipase-like, whose protein sequence is MMMKMLLSALLAFWLNTASAAKLGVVQTEGGRVEGQSHRMGLFRTVDVFKGIPFADVPMMWEKPKPHPGWDGILKATKYRDRCLQVTLLQTKTQGSEDCLYLNIFVPQGRLLSTNLPVMVYLFGGAFLLGASNDVEVLGNSLYDGKEMADRGGVIIVTVNYRVGTLGFLSTGDSRLPGNYGLWDQHAAISWVCRNIEAFGGNPDNITIFGQSAGAASVSFQMLSPYSKGLFRRAITQGGVALSPWALQKNPMALMKKIARKVGCMRPDEDEMLTCLKISDPVGLTMAGKIDVMLILGKGVVMDMLELAPVIDGDFIPDEPSKLFHNAAQFDYLAGVNSMDGHIFAGVDVPSINSKKANTTVEQVRGLLAGLTKEKGNAAVPSALSVYSVHWGSFPEPAVVKKTVADIETDFLFLVPTQIALQLHANNSSGARTYSYLFNMKTRIPGFPRWVEAEHAEDLQYLFGKPFSLSLIYFPRHRDLSEYMIAYWTNFARTGNPSTGDSRVPVAWPPFTKNHRPYLTINHKMSKSSVGYDLRSYYVNYWTQIYSSLPSDKKQEEEKV, encoded by the exons atgatgatgaagatgctgCTGTCGGCTCTATTGGCCTTCTGGCTGAACACCGCCTCTGCTGCAAAA CTGGGCGTGGTGCAGACAGAGGGCGGGCGGGTGGAGGGCCAGAGTCACAGAATGGGCCTCTTCAGGACCGTTGATGTCTTCAAAGGCATTCCTTTTGCTGATGTTCCCATGATGTGGGAGAAACCGAAGCCTCATCCTGGGTGGGATG GAATCCTGAAGGCCACAAAGTACAGAGATCGCTGCCTGCAGGTGACGCTGCTGCAGACAAAAACCCAGGGCAGCGAGGATTGTCTCTATCTGAACATCTTTGTTCCACAGGGACGATTAT TGTCCACCAACCTCCCTGTGATGGTGTACCTCTTTGGGGGAGCTTTCCTGCTAGGAGCGTCCAACGATGTGGAGGTCCTTGGGAACTCTCTTTATGACGGGAAGGAGATGGCCGACAGGGGTGGGGTCATCATTGTTACTGTGAACTACAGAGTTGGAACCCTGGGTTTTCTCAGTACCGGAGACTCACGACTACCAG GTAACTACGGTCTGTGGGACCAGCATGCTGCCATTTCCTGGGTCTGCAGGAACATCGAGGCATTCGGAGGAAACCCAGACAACATCACCATCTTCGGCCAATCAGCTGGAGCTGCCAGCGTCAGCTTCCAG ATGCTGTCTCCCTACAGTAAAGGGTTGTTCCGCAGAGCGATCACTCAGGGTGGCGTGGCCCTCAGCCCCTGGGCCCTGCAGAAGAACCCTATGGCCCTCATGAAGAAG ATTGCTCGCAAAGTTGGATGCATGAGACCGGATGAAGATGAGATGCTGACATGTCTGAAGATAAGCGACCCAGTCGGCCTGACCATGGCAGGAAAAATCGATGTGATGCTTATTCTGGGAAAAG GTGTGGTTATGGACATGCTGGAGCTTGCTCCGGTCATCGATGGGGATTTCATCCCAGATGAGCCCAGTAAACTGTTTCACAATGCAGCCCAGTTTGATTACCTGGCCGGCGTCAACAGCATGGACGGGCACATTTTCGCTGGGGTTGATGTTCCTTCCATCAACAGCAAAAAAGCCAACACAACTGT AGAACAGGTGAGAGGTCTGCTGGCAGGTCTGACCAAAGAGAAAGGGAACGCCGCCGTCCCCTCGGCTCTCAGTGTCTACTCTGTTCACTGGGGCTCATTTCCAGAGCCCGCGGTGGTGAAGAAGACGGTGGCTGACATAGAGACCGACTTCCTGTTCCTCGTTCCCACTCAGATCGCCCTACAGCTCCACGCCAACAACTCCAG TGGTGCCCGTACCTACTCGTACCTGTTCAACATGAAGACCAGGATCCCTGGTTTCCCGCGGTGGGTGGAGGCTGAGCATGCCGAGGATCTGCAGTACCTGTTCGGTAAACCGTTCTCCCTCTCCCTGATCTACTTCCCCCGACACCGAGACCTGTCTGAGTACATGATCGCATACTGGACCAACTTCGCCAGGACCGG TAATCCCAGTACAGGTGACAGCAGAGTCCCAGTTGCTTGGCCTCCATTCACCAAAAACCATCGACCTTATTTGACCATCAACCACAAGATGAGCAAGTCCTCCGTCGG CTACGATCTCAGATCGTACTACGTCAACTACTGGACTCAAATCTACAGCAGCCTGCCGTCAGAcaagaaacaagaagaagagaaagtcTGA